The Cannabis sativa cultivar Pink pepper isolate KNU-18-1 unplaced genomic scaffold, ASM2916894v1 Contig3, whole genome shotgun sequence genome window below encodes:
- the LOC115724033 gene encoding protein ACCUMULATION AND REPLICATION OF CHLOROPLASTS 6, chloroplastic-like, whose protein sequence is MVLGALCVLQEAGKTELVLQIGESLLRERLPKSFKQDVVLAMALAYVDLSKDAMALSPPNFIRGCEVLERALKLLQEEGAGSLAPDLQSQIDETLEEITPRCVLELLALPLNDENRSRRVGKLERVPIQ, encoded by the exons ATG GTTCTTGGGGCTTTATGTGTTTTGCAAGAAGCAGGAAAAACCGAACTAGTTCTTCAAATTGGTGAAAGTTTGCTTAGAGAGAGGCTGCCAAAGTCGTTCAAACAAGATGTAGTTTTGGCTATGGCACTTGCTTATGTTGATTTGTCTAAGGACGCTATGGCACTGTCCCCTCCCAATTTCATTCGGGGTTGCGAAGTGCTTGAAAGGGCTTTGAAGCTCTTGCAG GAAGAAGGGGCTGGTAGCCTTGCGCCGGATCTACAATCACAAATTGATGAAACATTAGAAGAGATAACCCCTCGTTGTGTTTTAGAGCTTCTAGCTTTACCCCTGAATGATGAAAACCGATCAAGAAGAGTTGGGAAGTTGGAAAGAGTGCCGATTCAATGA